A stretch of Paenibacillus mucilaginosus 3016 DNA encodes these proteins:
- a CDS encoding stalk domain-containing protein, protein MNRIKDHRLWKLLLTFTLALTLLVLPAPPADAASFSYSAYPKGTVGMKKPTIGFDVAETDASPRFSAFHMKVDGQAVDGTLDTAEMSYIYTPSEELAPGTHTVLVTLQFDGYQPIENSWTFEVAENAVDEVQADYSKNQQDGLKAINDYRTLYGLQPLKLNPNLTLAAKLHASYLSANQAAKSGLSLHKQQSGLPGFVGEGPGDRAVYAGYYKGIGEDVSFYTGTLVESIDALFDAPYHRSPFLNPDAKDLGIEMVGDYVVIEFGFADESADLNLVVSPAPGDPYVPLNFDGYEDPDPIRMHTAAKYPVGYPIMAVAEGANITSVELADAKLTDSSGNPVELLKNSPANDDHLKTAAILIPKAPLQPDTEYKAYVKLNVSRGGVPAVLEKSWSFRTEPADGIGKTKLHADASAYLKLAELTSPLKHVVSFKLDSDQYTLDGLRFPMKRAPFLLDGSSYLWVRDLSAALGASVTWDDSRKAAIYTKNGRTITFFTNRGAYEINGKSYTTGSPARLENELTLIPVRLLSEVLGAEVKYNEATRIVTITY, encoded by the coding sequence ATGAATCGAATAAAGGACCACCGGCTGTGGAAGCTGCTGCTGACCTTCACTCTTGCCTTGACGCTGCTGGTGCTTCCGGCCCCGCCTGCGGATGCGGCTTCTTTCTCCTATTCGGCATATCCCAAAGGCACCGTGGGCATGAAAAAGCCGACGATCGGCTTCGACGTGGCCGAAACCGATGCTTCGCCGCGCTTCAGCGCCTTTCATATGAAAGTGGACGGACAGGCTGTCGACGGTACGCTGGATACGGCGGAGATGAGCTACATTTATACTCCGTCCGAAGAGCTTGCTCCCGGCACGCATACCGTTCTCGTTACGCTTCAGTTCGACGGCTATCAGCCGATCGAGAACTCCTGGACCTTCGAGGTGGCCGAGAACGCGGTAGATGAAGTGCAAGCGGACTACTCGAAGAACCAGCAGGACGGTTTGAAAGCCATTAACGACTACCGTACCCTGTACGGCCTCCAGCCGCTGAAGCTGAATCCGAACCTGACGCTGGCCGCCAAGCTGCACGCCTCCTATCTCTCCGCCAACCAGGCGGCGAAGAGCGGGCTGTCCCTGCACAAGCAGCAGTCCGGCCTGCCCGGCTTCGTGGGCGAGGGGCCCGGAGACCGTGCCGTCTATGCCGGATATTACAAAGGTATTGGGGAAGACGTCTCATTCTACACCGGTACGCTCGTCGAATCGATCGACGCCCTGTTCGATGCCCCTTACCACCGGTCCCCGTTCCTGAACCCGGATGCCAAGGATCTCGGCATCGAGATGGTCGGCGACTACGTCGTAATCGAATTCGGCTTCGCGGACGAGTCCGCCGACCTGAACCTGGTCGTCTCTCCGGCTCCGGGGGATCCGTATGTGCCGCTGAACTTCGACGGCTATGAGGATCCGGACCCGATCCGCATGCACACTGCGGCCAAGTACCCGGTGGGCTACCCGATCATGGCGGTGGCCGAAGGGGCGAACATCACCTCGGTCGAGCTGGCGGATGCGAAGCTGACCGACAGCTCCGGGAATCCCGTGGAGCTCCTGAAGAACTCGCCGGCCAACGACGACCACTTGAAGACCGCGGCGATTCTGATTCCCAAGGCTCCGCTGCAGCCGGATACGGAGTACAAGGCGTATGTGAAGCTGAATGTTTCCCGAGGCGGTGTACCGGCCGTGCTGGAGAAGTCATGGAGCTTCCGCACGGAGCCGGCCGACGGGATCGGCAAAACCAAGCTGCATGCCGACGCATCGGCTTATCTCAAGCTGGCTGAGCTGACCTCGCCGCTGAAGCACGTCGTCTCGTTCAAGCTCGACAGCGACCAGTACACGCTGGACGGGCTGCGCTTTCCGATGAAGCGGGCGCCGTTCCTGCTGGACGGCTCCTCCTACCTGTGGGTCCGCGACCTGTCCGCAGCGCTCGGCGCTTCCGTTACCTGGGACGACAGCCGCAAGGCTGCGATCTATACGAAGAACGGGAGAACGATCACGTTCTTCACGAACCGCGGTGCGTACGAGATTAACGGCAAATCGTATACGACCGGCTCGCCTGCCCGCCTTGAGAATGAGCTTACGCTCATTCCGGTCCGCCTGCTGTCCGAGGTGCTGGGGGCGGAAGTGAAGTATAACGAAGCTACGAGAATCGTCACGATCACTTACTAG
- a CDS encoding cupin domain-containing protein, producing MKIGKSNAEHYVWGGTCDGWHLVKQPELSVIHERMPPGTEEVRHYHGQARQFFFVLSGCAELEVDGTVHLLHPQEGCEVAPLVPHQMKNTSGQPVEFLVISHPQTRGDRFEA from the coding sequence ATGAAGATCGGCAAAAGTAACGCGGAGCATTACGTGTGGGGCGGCACCTGCGACGGCTGGCACCTCGTCAAGCAGCCCGAGCTCAGCGTCATCCACGAACGGATGCCCCCCGGCACGGAGGAGGTCCGCCACTATCACGGGCAGGCGCGGCAGTTCTTCTTCGTGCTCTCCGGCTGTGCCGAGCTGGAGGTGGACGGCACGGTCCACCTCCTTCATCCACAGGAGGGCTGCGAGGTGGCGCCCCTTGTGCCGCACCAGATGAAGAACACCTCCGGGCAGCCGGTGGAGTTCCTCGTGATCTCCCATCCGCAGACGCGCGGCGACCGGTTCGAGGCCTGA
- a CDS encoding MarR family winged helix-turn-helix transcriptional regulator: MKEDLDESLHLFVVLSRASEWVMAHAHRDIRRHGLNPTEYGVLELLYHKGPQPLQQIGSKILMTSGNITYVVDKLEDKGLVRRRPSEEDRRVSFAEITEEGREFLDEAFPSHREAIAHAVSALSPEEKQQAISLLRKLGLAAKENFKCAPIPGAKQP; this comes from the coding sequence ATGAAAGAAGATCTGGATGAATCGCTGCACTTGTTCGTCGTACTGTCCCGCGCCAGCGAGTGGGTGATGGCCCATGCCCACAGGGATATCCGCCGGCACGGACTCAACCCGACCGAATACGGCGTGCTTGAGCTGCTGTATCACAAGGGCCCCCAGCCGCTGCAGCAGATCGGAAGCAAGATTCTCATGACGAGCGGCAATATTACCTATGTGGTGGACAAGCTCGAAGACAAAGGCCTTGTCAGACGCCGCCCATCCGAGGAGGACCGCCGCGTCTCCTTCGCGGAGATTACCGAAGAAGGACGCGAGTTCTTGGATGAGGCCTTCCCTTCCCACCGGGAAGCCATCGCACACGCGGTATCCGCCCTCTCCCCCGAGGAGAAGCAGCAGGCGATCTCACTTCTGCGCAAGCTGGGGCTGGCCGCCAAGGAGAACTTCAAATGCGCTCCCATTCCGGGCGCCAAGCAGCCGTAG
- a CDS encoding glycosyltransferase family 4 protein: MKPRIDVAVVTPGSFVIPSGKSSSVELVVEEVAARVGRRVRVAVLGRRSRVLPPEELRGGVKYARVPAPTPAGYIRNVSRRLEKLKPDIIQVENRPRFVRYLRRRHPRAKIVLSLHSVTFVSRPHIRLAELRRCLAAADRIVVNSEFIREEMERRDPRSRGKLVVNHLGVDPAGFASRWHGEGALRREAMTARLGLQGRRVLLYVGRLIPIKGVHHVLEAMPRIVQEVPNAVLLIVGSAFYGSKRTTPYVRRLHRMAKRMKEHVRFIPYVPHGEVADWFRLADVLVVPSGRREAFGLVNVEAMAAGVPVVATHAGGIPEIIEEGVTGLTVRLSSIGEELPERLAWLLRDEEAACRMGMMSVERVLEHFTWERTAERWLALYAELLPGKPGLELPPPPYPG; this comes from the coding sequence ATGAAACCGCGAATCGATGTGGCTGTCGTAACACCGGGTTCCTTCGTCATCCCGTCCGGCAAGAGCAGCTCGGTGGAGCTGGTCGTGGAGGAGGTTGCCGCGAGAGTGGGCCGCAGGGTCCGCGTGGCGGTGCTCGGCCGCCGCAGCCGTGTTCTTCCGCCGGAAGAGCTCCGCGGCGGTGTGAAGTATGCGCGCGTACCGGCGCCAACCCCCGCCGGCTACATCCGCAACGTCTCCCGACGGCTCGAGAAGCTGAAACCGGACATCATCCAGGTCGAGAACCGGCCGAGGTTCGTCAGGTATCTGCGCCGCCGCCATCCCCGTGCGAAGATCGTACTCTCGCTCCACTCGGTCACCTTTGTCTCCCGCCCGCATATCCGGCTGGCGGAACTGAGGCGCTGCCTGGCCGCGGCGGACCGGATCGTGGTGAACTCGGAGTTTATCCGGGAAGAGATGGAGCGCAGGGACCCGCGTTCCCGCGGCAAGCTGGTCGTCAACCACCTCGGCGTAGACCCTGCGGGCTTTGCCAGCCGCTGGCACGGGGAGGGGGCCCTGCGCCGGGAAGCGATGACCGCCCGGCTCGGACTCCAGGGCAGGCGGGTTCTGCTCTACGTCGGCAGGCTGATTCCCATCAAGGGCGTGCATCACGTGCTGGAGGCGATGCCCCGGATTGTGCAGGAGGTGCCGAATGCGGTACTGCTCATCGTGGGAAGCGCCTTCTACGGCTCGAAGCGGACCACGCCGTACGTCAGACGGCTGCACCGCATGGCGAAGCGGATGAAGGAGCACGTACGCTTCATCCCCTACGTTCCCCACGGCGAGGTTGCGGACTGGTTCCGGCTTGCCGACGTCCTGGTCGTCCCTTCCGGCCGCCGGGAAGCGTTCGGGCTCGTGAACGTCGAGGCGATGGCGGCCGGTGTGCCGGTGGTGGCCACCCACGCGGGCGGCATCCCCGAGATCATTGAGGAGGGCGTAACTGGATTGACGGTCCGGCTGTCGTCGATCGGGGAGGAGCTCCCGGAGCGGCTGGCCTGGCTGCTTCGCGACGAAGAGGCCGCCTGCCGCATGGGAATGATGAGCGTGGAGCGGGTGCTCGAGCATTTTACGTGGGAGCGGACCGCGGAACGCTGGCTCGCCCTGTATGCGGAACTCCTGCCGGGGAAGCCGGGACTGGAGCTTCCGCCCCCGCCGTATCCCGGCTGA
- a CDS encoding O-antigen ligase family protein, with product MWGVVFPVLLLLLGCGAVLLLAAAPTLLSILPEGIRTRVENINFTQHSVQERGYFYADALRIFREHWLVGTGGGGWASLYPSYQSYGYSSRQAHNFVLQTLIDVGLIGALAIFGFIAWIFAAYVRQHIRTVRASGMESGQAGPQGRLLYAVTAVPLLLHSFMDFDMSYVFLSALFYLCLGGMAGALPQREPADRSAGIGSAVRWGYPAVLALLSLSMLFVSLSLKRGNSEAVRAIGLVTQPSPQLAPVMEALDSAVALQPSNADYVLIQIKLLDALYRQTQQETYLDEGAALLAALKEREPYAPEISEYEYGWARLKGQEDQALAVSREAIGRRPWAMPWYERAAELHYVLGERAGDQGDLREQDRHWDQVQMLSVTIEEKRRELELIPKSIAVPSFDPTPGLKLQQARVEYRRGNYAGAADLLRPVLPEDLKPAGSRELVRWYAAAAQKQGKEDAAWRDRLFAADGSERVKLERLLSKGMQGGPSFVQEAQDS from the coding sequence ATATGGGGGGTCGTATTCCCCGTTCTGCTGCTCCTGCTCGGCTGCGGGGCCGTCCTGCTGCTTGCCGCAGCACCGACACTGCTCTCGATCCTGCCGGAGGGCATTCGTACCCGGGTGGAGAACATCAACTTCACCCAGCACAGTGTCCAGGAGCGGGGATACTTTTATGCCGACGCCCTGCGGATCTTCAGGGAGCACTGGCTCGTTGGGACCGGCGGAGGGGGCTGGGCCTCGCTCTATCCGTCGTACCAGAGCTACGGCTACTCCAGCCGGCAGGCGCATAACTTTGTCCTCCAGACCCTGATTGATGTGGGGCTGATCGGCGCTCTCGCCATCTTTGGCTTCATCGCATGGATCTTTGCGGCCTATGTGCGCCAGCACATCCGTACGGTCCGGGCTTCCGGCATGGAAAGCGGACAGGCCGGACCGCAGGGCCGCCTGCTGTATGCGGTCACGGCCGTACCGCTGCTCCTGCACAGCTTCATGGACTTCGATATGAGCTATGTGTTCCTGTCGGCGCTGTTCTACCTCTGCCTTGGCGGCATGGCGGGAGCCCTGCCGCAGCGGGAGCCGGCGGACCGTTCTGCAGGGATCGGCTCCGCTGTCCGGTGGGGGTACCCAGCAGTCCTTGCGCTTCTGTCGCTGAGCATGCTGTTCGTCTCCCTCTCTTTGAAGAGGGGGAACAGCGAAGCCGTACGGGCCATCGGGCTGGTCACGCAGCCGTCGCCGCAGCTTGCCCCGGTGATGGAGGCCCTCGACTCGGCGGTCGCCCTGCAGCCCTCCAATGCCGATTATGTGCTGATCCAAATCAAGCTCCTGGATGCGCTGTACCGCCAGACGCAGCAGGAGACCTACCTCGACGAAGGGGCGGCGCTGCTGGCCGCCCTGAAGGAGCGGGAGCCGTATGCCCCCGAGATTTCGGAATACGAGTACGGCTGGGCCAGGCTGAAGGGTCAGGAGGACCAGGCCTTGGCGGTTTCGCGGGAGGCGATCGGGCGGCGCCCTTGGGCTATGCCCTGGTACGAGCGGGCGGCCGAGCTGCATTATGTGCTGGGGGAGAGGGCCGGAGATCAGGGCGACCTGCGGGAGCAGGACCGTCACTGGGACCAGGTGCAGATGCTCTCCGTTACGATAGAGGAGAAGCGCAGGGAGCTGGAGCTTATTCCGAAAAGCATCGCGGTACCGTCCTTCGATCCCACGCCCGGATTGAAGCTGCAGCAGGCCCGCGTGGAGTACCGGCGGGGGAATTACGCGGGGGCGGCAGACCTGCTCCGGCCGGTGCTGCCTGAGGATTTGAAGCCGGCAGGCAGCCGGGAGCTTGTCCGATGGTATGCGGCTGCGGCGCAAAAGCAGGGGAAGGAAGACGCCGCTTGGCGGGACCGGCTCTTTGCCGCGGACGGGAGCGAGCGTGTGAAGCTAGAGCGGCTGCTGTCGAAGGGAATGCAGGGAGGGCCGTCCTTCGTGCAGGAAGCACAAGATTCGTAG
- a CDS encoding b(o/a)3-type cytochrome-c oxidase subunit 1 — protein sequence MDNLPKPFDRRDSALILAHILFAFFALFLGGVAGLLQGLVRGGANALPFGIGYYQLLTAHGVLMALVFTTYFIIGFLYSGVARTLGTLLGLPRRLGWLGFGLMTTGTLWATVLILLNKATVLYTFYAPLKASPWFYVALVFVVVGSWMSGFGIFMQYRYWKVLHPGQTTPLFTFMAVVTMAMWLIATLGVAIEVLFQLIPWSFGWVETVNVVLSRTLFWYFGHPLVYFWLLPAYMCWYVVIPKVIGGRLFSDALARLSFLMFLLFSIPVGFHHQLMEPGISNVWKFVQVVLTFMVVIPSLMTAFSLFATFEMHGRSLGAKGLFGWLRKLPWKDVRFFAPFMGMLLFIPAGAGGLINASHELNAIVHNTLWVTGHFHLTVATSVALTFFGITYWLIPALTGRTLTPRMHRLGIAQTVIWLVGMLFMSGSMHTVGLLGSPRRTSFTTYQDHPDAVLWMPYHVAMAVGGTILFVGVLLMLFNIVTLLRAPKGRPEEFPIAEVSDAAEKAPALFERWGVWVGILVVLILVAYTIPVMDMLNHPGVGAKGFKTW from the coding sequence ATGGATAACCTACCTAAACCGTTCGACCGCCGGGACAGCGCACTCATCCTGGCCCATATTCTCTTCGCCTTCTTCGCCCTGTTCCTGGGCGGCGTGGCGGGCCTCCTTCAGGGGCTCGTCCGCGGAGGGGCGAACGCCCTGCCGTTTGGCATCGGCTATTACCAGCTGCTTACCGCACACGGAGTCCTCATGGCGCTGGTGTTCACCACGTATTTTATCATCGGCTTCCTCTACTCGGGCGTAGCCCGTACGCTCGGCACCCTGCTCGGGCTGCCGCGCAGGCTCGGCTGGCTGGGCTTCGGCCTGATGACGACCGGGACTCTCTGGGCCACCGTCCTGATTCTGCTGAACAAAGCGACGGTGCTCTACACCTTCTATGCGCCGCTCAAAGCCTCGCCCTGGTTCTACGTGGCGCTGGTCTTCGTGGTGGTCGGCAGCTGGATGAGCGGCTTCGGGATCTTCATGCAGTACCGCTATTGGAAGGTGCTCCACCCGGGGCAGACCACGCCGCTCTTCACCTTCATGGCCGTGGTGACGATGGCGATGTGGCTCATCGCTACGCTGGGTGTCGCCATTGAAGTGCTGTTCCAGCTCATTCCGTGGTCGTTCGGCTGGGTTGAGACCGTCAACGTGGTTCTGAGCCGCACGCTGTTCTGGTATTTCGGGCACCCGCTCGTCTACTTCTGGCTGCTGCCGGCCTACATGTGCTGGTATGTCGTCATCCCGAAAGTCATCGGGGGCCGATTGTTCAGCGATGCGCTCGCCCGCCTGTCCTTCCTGATGTTCCTGCTGTTCTCCATCCCGGTCGGCTTCCACCATCAGCTGATGGAGCCGGGAATCTCGAACGTATGGAAATTCGTGCAGGTCGTGCTGACGTTCATGGTAGTCATCCCTTCCCTGATGACGGCCTTCTCTCTCTTCGCCACCTTCGAGATGCACGGGCGCTCCCTGGGAGCGAAGGGGCTGTTCGGCTGGCTCCGCAAGCTGCCCTGGAAGGATGTCCGCTTCTTCGCCCCGTTCATGGGCATGCTGCTCTTCATTCCGGCCGGCGCGGGCGGCCTCATTAATGCGAGCCATGAGCTGAACGCCATCGTTCACAACACGCTGTGGGTGACGGGGCACTTCCATCTCACGGTGGCGACCTCGGTGGCACTGACGTTCTTCGGCATCACGTACTGGCTGATTCCGGCGCTCACCGGCCGCACGCTGACCCCGCGCATGCACCGCCTCGGGATCGCTCAGACGGTGATCTGGCTCGTCGGCATGCTGTTCATGTCCGGCTCCATGCACACGGTCGGCCTGCTCGGTTCGCCGCGGCGCACGTCCTTCACGACTTACCAGGATCACCCGGACGCCGTGCTGTGGATGCCTTACCATGTGGCGATGGCCGTCGGCGGCACGATCCTGTTCGTGGGCGTCCTGCTCATGCTCTTCAACATCGTAACCCTGCTCCGGGCGCCGAAGGGCCGGCCGGAGGAGTTCCCGATCGCCGAAGTGAGCGACGCGGCGGAGAAAGCCCCGGCCCTCTTCGAGCGGTGGGGCGTATGGGTCGGCATTCTGGTCGTGCTGATTCTCGTAGCTTATACGATTCCGGTGATGGATATGCTGAATCATCCGGGCGTCGGAGCCAAGGGCTTCAAGACCTGGTAA
- a CDS encoding EcsC family protein, with amino-acid sequence MNEELSVYEQQVQRKLEHWRAGLLKPPGMIERTSKAVQSRINQAIPEKVHAAITSAVKGIVQTALFSMDYIPKSEPSAGVSLALRDKEAEDKLAFYKKLAAAEGAGAGAGGFLLGMADFPILIGIKMKFLFELAHVYGYSTYDYRERLFILHIFQLAFSGQTARPPLYEAIAAWPQTMRTLPMASSYAEHIDWRKFQQEYRDTIDFRKMLQLVPGIGMVVGAWANYGLLEELGETGMNCYRLRWLAEARDRGPLPRSGGWLGSKEDGEPRFTTPPLPQDASPSRHNPMKEGDSYEDRQK; translated from the coding sequence ATGAACGAAGAATTAAGCGTATATGAGCAGCAGGTGCAGCGGAAGCTGGAGCATTGGCGCGCCGGCCTGCTGAAGCCTCCGGGCATGATCGAGCGGACTTCGAAGGCCGTGCAGTCGCGCATCAATCAGGCGATTCCGGAGAAGGTCCATGCGGCGATCACCTCCGCGGTCAAAGGAATCGTGCAGACCGCCCTGTTCTCGATGGATTATATCCCGAAGAGCGAGCCGTCGGCCGGAGTATCCCTCGCCCTGCGTGACAAGGAAGCCGAAGACAAGCTCGCCTTCTACAAAAAGCTGGCTGCCGCCGAAGGCGCAGGAGCCGGAGCCGGCGGGTTCCTCCTCGGGATGGCCGACTTCCCGATCCTCATCGGCATCAAGATGAAGTTCCTGTTCGAGCTGGCCCATGTCTACGGCTATTCCACGTACGACTACCGGGAGCGGCTGTTCATCCTCCATATCTTCCAGCTCGCCTTCTCGGGCCAGACGGCACGTCCGCCCCTCTATGAAGCGATCGCCGCATGGCCGCAGACAATGCGGACCCTGCCGATGGCGAGCAGCTACGCGGAGCATATTGACTGGCGGAAGTTCCAGCAGGAGTACCGGGATACGATCGATTTCCGCAAAATGCTCCAGCTGGTCCCCGGCATCGGCATGGTGGTCGGAGCCTGGGCCAACTACGGCCTGCTCGAGGAGCTCGGCGAGACGGGCATGAACTGCTACCGGCTCCGCTGGCTGGCGGAAGCCCGGGACCGCGGACCGCTTCCCCGCTCCGGCGGGTGGCTCGGCAGCAAGGAGGACGGAGAGCCCCGGTTCACGACCCCTCCGCTTCCGCAGGATGCTTCTCCATCCCGGCACAACCCGATGAAAGAAGGCGATTCCTATGAAGATCGGCAAAAGTAA
- a CDS encoding cytochrome c oxidase subunit II: MHIHRLEKLWLVFGISMLAVFLTVVGVGAFALGMEPPGGHRHTVDPEKLSTTAPFDKPGLQRLGNGEYEANIIAFAFGYKPDVIEIPLGAKVNFNITSSDVVHGFQVVNTTINMMVVPGEVNHLAYTFTEPGEYLVICNEYCGAAHEVMMMKLIVK; encoded by the coding sequence ATGCATATTCACCGTTTAGAGAAACTATGGCTGGTCTTCGGGATCAGCATGCTGGCCGTCTTCCTGACGGTCGTGGGAGTTGGGGCGTTCGCCCTCGGAATGGAGCCGCCGGGAGGCCACCGGCATACCGTGGACCCCGAGAAGCTGAGCACGACGGCGCCGTTCGATAAGCCGGGACTGCAGCGCCTCGGCAATGGAGAGTACGAAGCGAACATTATCGCTTTCGCGTTCGGATACAAACCGGATGTGATCGAAATCCCGCTCGGCGCGAAGGTGAACTTCAATATTACGAGCTCGGACGTGGTCCACGGCTTCCAGGTCGTGAATACCACGATCAATATGATGGTCGTGCCGGGCGAGGTCAACCACCTCGCGTACACGTTTACGGAGCCGGGGGAGTATCTCGTGATCTGCAACGAGTACTGCGGCGCGGCCCATGAAGTGATGATGATGAAGCTGATCGTGAAATAA
- a CDS encoding DNA-3-methyladenine glycosylase I, translated as MTCRCAWVNEDPLYQEYHDKEWGVPVHEDRKLFEMLVLEGAQAGLSWYTVLKKRERYREVFDGFDPVKVAAYDEAKLGELLADPGIIRNRLKIRGAVSSAQAFLRVQEEFGSFDRYIWRFTDGQSVRNSWGSLSEVPAQTPQSDAMSKDLKKRGFTFVGSTICYAFMQATGMVMDHTVDCFRFKELGGEA; from the coding sequence ATGACATGCCGCTGCGCATGGGTCAATGAGGACCCGCTGTATCAGGAATACCACGACAAGGAATGGGGCGTGCCGGTCCATGAAGACCGGAAGCTGTTCGAGATGCTGGTGCTCGAAGGGGCGCAGGCCGGGCTCAGCTGGTACACCGTATTGAAGAAAAGGGAGCGGTACCGCGAGGTCTTCGACGGCTTCGATCCGGTGAAGGTGGCCGCTTATGACGAAGCGAAGCTCGGGGAGCTGCTGGCGGACCCGGGGATTATCCGCAACCGGCTGAAGATCCGGGGCGCGGTGTCTTCCGCGCAGGCGTTCCTGCGGGTGCAGGAGGAATTCGGCAGCTTCGACCGCTATATCTGGCGGTTCACGGACGGGCAGTCCGTGCGCAACAGCTGGGGCTCGCTGAGCGAAGTGCCGGCGCAGACCCCGCAGTCCGACGCCATGAGCAAGGACCTCAAGAAGCGGGGCTTCACCTTCGTCGGCTCGACGATCTGCTACGCGTTCATGCAGGCGACCGGCATGGTGATGGATCATACCGTGGACTGCTTCCGGTTCAAGGAGCTGGGCGGAGAGGCTTAA
- a CDS encoding cytochrome c oxidase subunit 2A, translated as MKKEQTGPAAEQGNREHREPSLRGTFTAVMLLGLFLIVTWAGVFMLFMNRN; from the coding sequence ATGAAAAAGGAACAGACCGGACCGGCTGCAGAGCAGGGGAACCGGGAACACCGGGAGCCGTCCCTGCGGGGAACCTTCACGGCCGTCATGCTGCTCGGGTTGTTTTTGATCGTGACCTGGGCCGGCGTGTTTATGCTCTTTATGAACAGGAACTAA
- a CDS encoding pirin family protein — translation MQILIYPPSMQGTGSFDGGSITEQKPIGFSGEGSVVKRVGPLFYWAWARAEEEGYIPLHPHQGFEIMTYVLQGRAEHGDTLGTRSTVGAGGAQIMQTGSGVSHEERFIGPDMEAFQIWFEPAIRQALLRQPTYAQVEHGEFPAEQAEGCTRKTVIGEGSPVRLVTDALMWDVELEPGRLLRHPLPAGRTLTALAVRGGGSWHAADAPEKAGSFREKDFVLLHSHKDAEAVVTADAGGRLRLLLIEVPSSVDYPLYPKR, via the coding sequence ATGCAGATTCTTATTTATCCCCCGTCCATGCAGGGCACCGGCTCTTTCGACGGAGGCAGCATCACCGAGCAGAAGCCGATCGGTTTCTCCGGCGAAGGCTCGGTCGTGAAGCGCGTCGGCCCGCTCTTCTATTGGGCCTGGGCCCGGGCCGAAGAGGAAGGGTATATCCCGCTGCACCCGCACCAGGGCTTCGAGATTATGACCTACGTGCTGCAGGGGCGCGCCGAGCACGGCGATACGCTCGGCACCCGCAGCACGGTCGGGGCCGGCGGCGCCCAGATCATGCAGACCGGCTCCGGCGTCTCGCACGAGGAGCGGTTCATCGGGCCGGACATGGAGGCCTTCCAGATCTGGTTCGAGCCGGCGATCCGCCAGGCGCTGCTGCGGCAGCCAACCTATGCCCAGGTCGAGCATGGGGAATTCCCCGCCGAGCAGGCCGAGGGCTGCACCCGCAAAACGGTCATCGGCGAAGGCTCCCCTGTCCGGCTTGTCACCGACGCGCTCATGTGGGATGTGGAGCTTGAGCCAGGCAGGCTGCTCCGCCACCCGCTGCCGGCGGGACGCACGCTCACAGCCCTCGCCGTCCGCGGCGGCGGCTCCTGGCATGCGGCCGACGCGCCGGAGAAGGCCGGTTCCTTCCGGGAGAAGGACTTCGTGCTTCTCCATTCGCACAAGGACGCCGAGGCCGTTGTCACCGCCGATGCGGGCGGCAGGCTGCGGCTGCTCCTGATCGAAGTCCCTTCGAGCGTGGATTATCCGCTGTACCCGAAGCGCTGA